TGATCCCAAGAACAAAACGGATGAAATCCAAATTATCATCGATAAATCCAGAAAAGTGTACACTAGCAACACGCGCTGAAGCCAAACATTACATTTGCAATAATAGAAGATACAATTGAAAGTATTTTCGATCATTTCCTTAGATATGGCCGGGTAGAATTAATGTATCTGTGATACTCATCTAATACAACCACATCAGTTAGCAAAATGCATATTGTGGAACTTAACGTGTTCCAGCCTTTCACGCATTCAATCGACTAGCTAGAAGATAATTTCTATGGTAACTCGATCGACAGAATCAAATTCATATTTCATTACAATACGACTTTAACATATGACAACATTAATCGAACTGAGCAAGATAAAGAAAATGTGAACAAACATATCACAAAGTCTAAATTTGCACCACAATTATATGTTTCGATCGATCAACTGCAAAATGTAAAACTGATGGATCTTATGACCCActttctttttaaacaaattcaaGCTATctaaccaataaaaaaaataacgaaAAAAATTAATCCATTACAAGGAAACAAAATATTTCAACAAATcaagttttgttaaattttaatcACAACCAATATGGACTTACATCCTTACAATTAATCCGATCCAGCTCCATCAAACAAATTATTCTTGGTAGGGATCACCAAATCGGTCGCTGGCTGATCAAAAGGTCGACCCAATGATGATTTTATCACTCATAGTTCTGAAATCgaaaacaaacataaatcatCAATAATCTGCAGGAAAATGCAAGATTTGTGTGTCTGTTTAAGAATGAATATTTAATGCACCTCTTGTGGATCTAAACCCTGCAGCTAGCTCACAAACTAGTGCAAATTTAGGAAGCTTGTGTACTTGATTTGGGAGCTTAAATCGTTTGGCATAAGGTTCTGCGGATAACCATACAAAACCGCGGATGGCATTGAAATCTTTGGCCCCGTGACGTATTCACAAATCCTGCCCCCATTATGCTCGCTACTTTGTGTCTCAATTTGAGTACTCCAAAAGGTCGATTGTGAGGTGACGTTTAATGGGCTCACCGGACGGTAACAGTCATCCAAGACTTTCTTTGACTCATTATCAAGCTTTTTAGTGTGCAATTTCTCTTTTGTTCTTTCCCTAGCTCTTGCTCTTGCCGCGGCCCTTGACTGATTCACATCAAGTCCAGATTTGTATTTTCGCATcgcttttttctttcttacatCGACATACTTGAGTGACGACGACGTCTTCTTTtcctcctcttcatcatcatctaatcCTCTTTTGATGGTTTCCTGAAAAACAACTTCACATTGGTCAGTAGCACCGGAAGAAGAACATTGTTTCATTTCTTCAACCAAATCCCTAATTGCGGTTCTCGATTTATTAAACAGCCAATCAAGGGTTTTGCTTGCTTTATCAAACCCTAACAAATCTTGAAGATAAAAAAACTTTCTTGCAACCTCAATCGACAATCTCACCCTCCTGTCTCTCGGGCCTTGAGCCGTGTGGATCTTACTATGACCATGTTTTTTAATGTTTGGCATTTTCTTCTTAGAGGCGGGGTAGATTACCGACTCCAAAAGATTACTATTATCATCACAATATTGGAACGCGGATCGTTTACTAAGCATCTCCTGCTGCCTATTAATCACGGTATTGTCTGTGACAACCGGACAATTAGGAGCATGAAAAAAACAATCCCCAGTGACAAAGTGGTTGTTATTGTGGTTTAAGTTAGGGTTGGGGTGGTTGAAATGAACACCATCTTTTTCAAGGTCAAAGAAAGAgctagaagaagaagaagaagggaagaCATGAATGGTTGAAGGAAACTGTTGAAAAGGATTTGATGAAAACATTGAGTATCTAGAAAATCAATCTAGGAACAAAATCTGGAAAAAagatttcttttaataattaaataagaagATTGTCCATAGGTTCATTGATTCAATTATAAAAGTATGGTGGGTGGTTTGAATCCCTCTCCTTCTAAATTGGCTGCCTTTGCACAGTGCATATCTTCCTTTTTAGGGCACAATTTAAGTACTTCTGTTCATTCCCAAAAATGAAAAGTTCTGTTATTTTTAAATGAAGTTCCTTTTatctaattaaaacaaaataataaatatatttgtatggtATTTTACTCCAAATGGACCACATGGAATATTGGCTCATTGTAGTAAATGAATAAGAAAAAGCAGtagacaaatatatattatttcctGGTTTATTTACAATTTCAGCACCTGTAAATTTAGTTGGAATATTTCATTTCAATCGATTGTTCAGGGAAATATAtgaagttgttttgatttggaCAAAAAAATGTCATGACAGTTGACATGCAATTAAGGGAAAGCAAATGTCATTCCAATAAGAGATTGATTTGCCTCTAGagatctttttaattaaatgacGTTTCTCAAAATGTCCttgtaataataatgatgatatgtGTTATGTCCAAGCACTTTGTTGGTTTTTAGGTCAATGATTTTAATTAGGGCTACAATATTTAGGGGTGTTTGGAATTGCGTTTTTAAATCAGACCATGTTTTAataactgcgttttgaaaaaacatgtcTCAATTAGATCTGTTTTTTATAAACTGCTTTTTATCTCTGTAAAAACGCAAATAATCAATTATTTACGTTACGTAAACGCAATGATCAAATAATcagtttaaaatttaaacaatcACAAGcaggtatgtatgtatatatattctagCTCTCTTTCATTTGTTTTCAATTGAGTTTGAGTACTTTATGTAAAATTATGTATAAACTTTGTATCATAACGTCACAATTCCCataatagcaaaaaaaaaacacgtttACTTATATGTGTGTCAATTAtaatttctaattttgatttcaaattccATTCATCTTACCATCATTAATTTAGTTAATATGGTATCAAAACGTATCGATAGTAGAGATTTCCAgttctttttgttgttttttattttcgttaattGCTTTTGTTCGACCGTTTGTTAAAATATTATTCTTTGGTTTTAGTTCAAGATTGTGTATTGATTCAAAATAAGCTTTCAGATTTCATATAGGTATTAAGATTTTGTGGCGCTCCCAATTCTTCTGATGGTTTTTTGTTTCATGTGTGTTTgatgttcgttttttttttttttttcgagtGTGTTTGACGTTCGGTTAGAAAGAACTACGTTCGGCATGTATAATGGTTCTATTTATCGGCTAGCAATTGTTTCCTTCGCGTTTGCCTTAGCCAAATACTCCATTGGTGGTTTCATTGAGAATTTCTTCTTGGTTAGCTGAGATTTTCTCGGTTCATAACATGATAACTAAATACGTACATTAGGATTcaattccttttttattttaactacatatTAAATCTTAAAAGTACATATTCAATTGACACGTCATCTTTTTGAAACACGTAGATTGTCACATCATTAACTAAGTCAAAACGTATGAACACAAATTAAAGGCTTAACTTCAGCGAACATTGAAagtacccattttttttttacaaaaatcaaatcaattatCCTTTTTTTAAGATGCAGATCCAATATCAAAACGGGTATTTAAACTATGTTGTCTTAACTGATCGCACGCTAGTGATCTCCTCACCCAATACCTAATAAAAACAAAGCTCCCTAATGGTTCACTCAAAAACATAACATATGAAGGAAAAACCTTGCGCTCTTAGAGGCTTAGACTTTAACCTGGATCTCCCTAAATCCAAAACTACTTCATTACCAATAGGACAAAGGCTATTAACTCATTGGTCAATTATTCTTTTATAGTTAGAGGAAAGTAATTTAGCCTTTATTAGTTAAGAAAAGTTTAATTAATGTTCATTGATTTTTTGATAATAAACACTTTATTCATTTTAATTACTCCTTAGCATCTCAATATGACCATTTTATCCTAACAAAAATATCATGATTAAAGATATAACctaaaatatgatatataattcgCTAATAAAGTGTTtgcttttttataaaaaaaattgtaaaaatctattatatataattagtattaaaTATTGATGGATCAATTTTGAGACAAAAATAAGGTTAaagactttttttaaaaaaaaactattgtcACTATTAAGGGTGAGTCGAGGGTCGATCGAGGCCTTGGGTACCATCAATTTCTTATGAGACATAATGAGGTTACACacttaaaggaaaaaaaatatgtaaaacatattatttaatttaatttaaagagTTAAACTCAGAACTTTGAAAGTAAAACCCAATTGTATCCAGTAATTGATTGAATCATTTGCAACGTGCAAGAGTATTAGCAATATTCAATGATAATCCACGTTAGTTAATTTAGCTATCATTTAGAACGGTAATATGAAAGTGGTAGGATAATGTCAAATCAAATATTATGAATTGTGAATGAGAACAATAGTAGTAAGCCCAGAAACAAAAGCCCAAATGAAAAAGACGTTTACTTCCCTTTTTTTGGGAATCCATCACATTTCTAGTAATTTCCTGATTGTCATGTCATTTTCCTTCTTTCCCCTCATCTCTGAATATATACGCTTTCAGCCATTGTACATTGATGCACTTTATATgcctttcatttcattttcttttcaaaatttaaatccaTTTAAGTCTAAAAGTCTGTTGTACAAATACTGCTTGTGAATTTTGTGATTATAATAAAGTTGAGAGTTAAGTTACCTTTAATTGgacatgttttatttttgacCATATCCATATGTTTTTCCATTTTAAAGGATTTAATTTGCCTCGTGCGACATGATCTTATGATGTACATTTgttaattaaaacttttgttttgttCACTTAAActcttaaatgttttttttatttttgctctTGCTAGTTTaactaataaatatttttttattatatacattgACGTACATATATGTAGACATGGGAAAAAAAACCGGTTCTAGATTATCCAAGAACCGGAACCGATTGGAATCAAGAACTTCCGGTTCCTCAAGAACCGTTGGTTCAGGACCAGTTCCACTTTTGGATCCAAAAATCAGTTCCTTACCGATTCCAATCGGTtccgaaccgaaaaaaccaaaaaaacatggTCAAACGTTGACTAAGGACCGATTCCAAACCGATTTCACCAATTCCGATCCAATGCCCACCTCTAACTATATGCGACAGGCATATAGGATGTACATTCTTCTATTAAAACTTTTCTTTCGTCATCTCATGCTTTACACTACGGTTGATATTATTGGTCTCACGACTCAcggttttaaataataaatctttTCTATCATATTTTAGCAAGATGCTTCATAATATTAACGTACACTTCATCTAATTAAAATTCACTTTAAACATAAGCCCTTTTTTTTTGgtcattattttaatttgttattcttttaattaaatatcattttatttctattcAACTTATTTGCAAAATACAATATTTTAATTCTGTTTTCCTTTCTATTTTGGATTATATTTGTTTCGTTGGTCCTACATAGATGCACGGGAAAGCCACCTAGTTACTTAAATGTTTGGTAATATAACATATTTATTCgtaaataaaagaagaagaaaaaaatatatgcgACAAAATCATTTGGAACGAATACGCCAAAATGAAAGTTTGGTTTACAAAACAATCTCATGGTTTAAAACTACAGTTAAACTGACACATACCATACAAGTATTATAAATGTGATAAATAGCAAGGAATCATATCATGTGACAAGATATTTTGAATTACTCTATCCGTACAATATGtaagtgtttattttttatctaatttttttttttagttagttatcatattaaatttttcagatttaagtttttgttagaaaaaatCTTTTCGAATAATTTTGATGAAAGTTACTTGATATTTTACTTGAAAATGAGTTATCTATCCATCTTTGATCACGTACTAATCTAATGCTTTATGATGCAATGTATGGCATAATGGCAAGTTTTGTTGTATCTTTACTACCCAAATCCAGATGGTAAAAATGTTAAAGTTTAGGAAAGTAATATTTGTATcacaaatatttatttatttatcacaaAGTATAACTATTAAAACATATTGTACAAAACAGTGAAACATATATAtggtatattaaaaaaaaaattatggtaCAATTATCTTTATCCTTACCTTCAAGGTATATGTTACTCTATTTAACAAAAGTAAATTGTACAATTATCTTTATCCTTACCTTCAAGGTATATGTTACTCTATTTAACAAAAGTAAATTTACAGTTTATCCGCCCATATCAATAAAGTTGAACAGTGACCAAATAGTTGAGCTACAGTGTTAACTTTAAAAGTTCAAGACTTAGATAATCTTTTGCTGTATTGTATGTTGAAAATAGTAATGAAAAATTAAGATTCCCCAATGAACTGCTAGTTTATACGAGTCCATTGGCCTAGTTTAGACTCTAGATTAATAGGCAGGCCGAGATCCTTAATCCTTTAAGCccattacaaatatatattagaacCCAAGCCCAGTCAGGACCAGTTGATGGCCCTTTATTACAAGGACCGTTGATACTTTTCGCTCTTTCAAAGTCCTCGCTGTTTGTACAACTACAAGACCATCTTCCGAATGAGTGAGTACCTTTGGTATGCATTTCAGAGTAAAAATGATACATTTATGATTTGCAACAAACTTGGTAGCAGGACACTGTAAAGTTCGTACCACAATAAAGAAAGCCAACCAGCTAATAAAATCACGTACAAAGTACAAAAGTTCCCGTGGGTCTTGTTTAAGGTGGTATTTGGCTTTGTAAACGGGGTTGCTACACAACCACACTCAATTGAGTCACTCTAGATAAGACATATATCAATTAAGACGACTTTATTAGCATTTGGAACGATTATATAATTATGAGAGTAActcgtgcgttgcggcggtgagatggtgaggatgataggtcataaagtgtgacaagtcataaagtgtgatagcaaATACTTTAACCGTACAGGTTCCACCCTCAGATTTAataattcgtcgaaagtatatcgaatgacatctctaatgaaaaaacatgaaattttaagaacacccatacaaattttataatttatcgatgtacggtttttgagatacaagattttaaatgaatttgaagaataaatgatttatagatgagagaaaaaaaaatgattggttgagatttaagaagagaaaaaagggtattataattatttaggtaaatatataataaataagaggacattttggaaaaataaatgttaaaacttaaaatttagacagaggaatttactttataatataaatatagatatagatagatattagcAATTGAGACGACTCTATTTTTATCTCTGGTTGGTATATGAAAAACATGACACTAAGCCTAAATTTACGgttaaaaaactattaataaacCAAAAACTTAAATGAAAAGTTTAAGGCATCAgcaaaaatttttgttttacatttaccatttaatctaataataataataaaagagcaacctaaattataaaatgaaaaactaataaCCCTTGGATGAAATTTAGTTTTGAATAAGAGTTTTTCGAtgaatatgatgatgtcatatttgaCTTAACAATTAGTCAATGTCAATATTAATCCTCCTActtcatatcatctattaataTACCCTAACGTTTTGAATGGGTATCCAAAAATTGCTTCAAAGTAATTAATGATATTGGAATTTCATTAGTAAATATTTGTAACgaaataatcatttttagaaaaatattttttttatctttcctTTTTCAAATTCTAAAGTTTTCATGGCAACTATTCATATATTCTTCTTTAATTTGgttttaagaataaaaatgtTCATTTCTACTCATAAGTATTTTAATctcatttaattttaatctgCCTTTTTTCATtggatttttgtaattatatcgATGCATCACATtagttttgtatataaattatttgttCTAACATATTAAAAATTCAGGTAAATTGGTATAGTTAACTTTACTTGTCATACTAAATAGTGATATTCCTATCATATTTTTTTAGCGTTGCGACATAATAATACACTAGCCAATTAACTCGGGTTCTACCTAGAGATATTAataaaaacttgataaaaaCATATCTTCGCCACTAAAGTTGCGACATTTTAACGGTACTCATAACCTTGGAATAGTATACtttatgtttcaaataaatataattatcttattAACACGCATAATAAGCGGATAAAAGAACTTAAAAAGATtatgtataaaattttaaaaaatatgattgttttttagttatttaggtCTAATTTTGGATTTTATAACTATGTGAGACATGAATtctcatccgttatacaattatgtgaataTATGGATTTTTGAGCATACGCATATGAATAGTGTTATGAGCATATGTATGCAAGCCGAGCATAGTTATGcaatatttttgtaaataatcgTTTCATGAGATAGTTGGTGATTAAATAATAATGTGTTTTCTGCGTATACTAATATAGCTGACAGCTCAGGCATGGCTTCAATAGCGAAAGAAGTTCCCCTCCACCCCTTTTTTAATTACTAATCGAATATCCTTAACTATTTGACTAAAAATGCAGCAAAAGGAAGAAAAATCTTTTGCCTTTGGAAGCGTTCGCTGGTAACCAAAGCATATCGTTCCCGCAACCACTTTGGTACTTTGTTTATAGCTTTTTTAGGTTATGCTATAGAAGGGGGCTTGCGTTTGAATTGAAGTAGCAAAGCAATTGCGAGTAACGTATTTTgctgttttttttagtttcagGTTGTCCTCTTTTAGGGATGAGAGTGTGCCCCGTCAACTGCATATTTACAATACAGACGTGGCAATCAGTTGGACCTGCCTTCTTACTTGACTTAcaattcaactttttttttcttaaatttgaaTCATTTCCTCTTTATCGTCATTCTTTTGTTTAAGAACTGTGCCCCCTTGCCTCGGTGGCTATTTGACAATCTATTTAGTGACCAGTCCGCTAGTTTCTTTGATCCCACTCGGTGttccttttttatttgcttCCAATAGTTAGACCTATCCTGAAAAATTGTCGGCCTACGAATGTGGTTTCGATCCTTTCGGTGAAATAGATAACCCTCAAAAtagttcattattataaaaaaaaatattactttttGATACGCCCCTTTATAAAATTACAAAGCCCAATGTCCATTTTATTTCCTAAATCTAAATTTATTATTCCACGGTTCGTTTTCTATATATTCTATtagagttgttttttttttttaaaatgtctaTTTATCTGAGTTTTTGGCTGATGTTTTAGTTTCTATCCAGTAGCTTTTTTAATGTTAAGTCGTCAAAAATAATTGTGACCCCTCTTACTCAATTTTTGGATATGCGCCAAGGCTAAATTCCAAGGCTAATGACTACGTACAAAACTCAAACTTAAATGCGAAAGTCTTACAAATTCTTGAAACATCATAAACTAATCAAAACATAatctaaataaattaaaatctcTAAAATAAGATAAAGTCTTGATCGTCTGCTAAACTGTATTTCCCTTAAAAGCTTGACATCTTATCTTTTCCTGAGAATCTGGGATACATACTACTAGGTCAGCTAACGCTGGTGAATTCAcagtttaaatataataaaatacttcattcaaaaatatatcatgCTGTTTTGAGATACTGTAAATAACTGCAAATAAACTGACTGGCATGCAATAGTATACATATCATCATATGAACAACTAATAAACTACCACTCTGTCTTAAAAGACATGAGTATTAAACTGTCATTCCGTCTTACAAGACAGGAATATTGAACTGCCATTCCGTATTAAGCAGAAAGAATAAACTGCAACTGCTAATATCATGGTAACAGATAAACTTCCAAATAAACTGCATGTTCataataagataatatataCTACGCATGTATAACTGCCGTAAATCAAAACAAAAGCATGATAACTACACTTTACAAAACTAACTATGCATGTATCCCAGTTTAAGAAAATCTGATGAACTCACCTGACAATGTTGCTTAGCTTTTCTGTCTTCTCTACAAACTCCTACAAATTATAACATTACATTTTACTAACTTTTATCAACCGCAACTATCTTCTATACAACCTTAATTGATTGGTTGAGCTTTCATTACGTACTTTATGACTACTATTGCTTATAAAACAATTCAACTAACTATAAACGTTAACTATATTTTAACAAAAGCCGCATCTCAAATTAACGCCTAATAATTCTTTTCCATACTGCATGACACTTGTGAATAATTAAACCAAGAATTATATAGTATGTGAATCTTCACATGACATGTACAAAACTAATACGTAAGCCTTTTTGAACAAAATCACTACTTTTAATCACATGAAGactaataattaaaatctattataaataaaacacacaTTACATATGGAATTTGCTTAGTCAAGAGGCCATCAGCTTTTCTTTTACTACTACCTAATATAAGTATCTTTATTTACTGCTATTCATATTTATCTATCTACTAATATATAAACATGACCATCACTTTTAGACATAAAACTCCATTAATGAACAATAGCTTTAATTTTGCTTGTGAACACTTGACTCCTCCTGAAAGCCATACCCACTTCGAAGATTGGATCGAAATAACCAACTTGCACGACTAGTCGACTACTACTCAAAGATGACGACCCCGTTATTAATTCAGATCTTTTATCAAAATAGAGTTTAAGGGTATGCATATAAATGTCGTTTTATAGTTTTACAATCTAACAGCAAGTAAACTTCCATGTTAACGCGACTAAACCCAACTCGAAAACAATACCCTTTACGGAACAACCAAACTAGTAGACAACATATCATTCCAAAAGCTCAACCAATCTATTATTCTACGGTTTCTTAAACTTAAGATTAAATTGCTTCGGGATGGAACATATGTTACCTTACAAAGATGAGACTACGAGAATGATCCTGACGAAACTCACAATGATTCCACCACCTCGACTTCTCCTGGACTATCTTACGTTCTCTATTCCCAATATacttagggttttgtttttGCTGTATGAAATCTCTAGCggatatagaatatatataatataatatgagcTAGCTAGGTTGTTACGAGATATTTAAAACCGACCTACTAATCTTCTAATTGTAATCCAACTTTCCAACATGTTTAGTAACACCTTGTAACTTTTATTAGTTGCCAAAACTAACCTTCTAACTTGTCATTAAATAACTAGCATAAAGATTTAttcattaacatatatattgttaaatataataattattacttcACATTTTGGGTCTCACACCTCTTACTCAATTTTTGGATCCGCGCCAATATGGGAATGCAGTTTCACCAAAACAATCTCCCTccaaaaactaatatttttttttaacaacagttattcattaaataactagctagcaagatgctagaaaAAGTGTTACAAGGTAATTGAGTTACAATTTTTTGGGTTTGCAAGCCATTCAAACCACGTCGGACGATATTTCTTGCTTCTAACACTAATACacctaaataaaaaaacaacgaTGTCATCAAAAAGCTTTTATGGTTTTGCTTCGAGATTGTTAAAGATGGCTTCATTTCTATTCTTCTAAATGATCCAAATTGTGGTAAGGATCACAACATTGAAGCAACCGGAGATAGTAGAAGAAAGACTTATATCATCCGCCCAATTAAGTATAGCACTTACTGACCAATTGGCGGGAGCATTGACAGTGGCGAAGCCACTTTGAGATTAGAGAGGGCCAAGGCCCATCCGGGAGGCTTAATATCAATAATATACTCTTTATAAGTTCATTGAAATTTTAGTAATTTACAAGATATGGCTCATCctatttcaaaagataaaaaattaaaagttacgTCCCATCAATTTAGCATATTATTATTAAGGTGATTTTAATAATCTCTATCATTTTTAGTTAGTTAGAGATTACAACGTCGCTTGAAGTGTCATATTTGCAGTCGGTTATTCTCTTGTTTTGGCCCATCCCGAGCATATATATTCTGGCTCCACCATTGAGCACTGATTGAGCCTCCCTTCCAATAATACTCCTTATAATAAGACAACCTAGCTATTTCGGTACTACTAACGTACTTGGTTCATATCTCCCTAATTTACTTTCGATATAGAGGCTGGTATATTCGTAGTAAACTAGATATAATATGTAAAAATCACTATTTTCAATAAGGATGAATTCATTCGCGGATATTTAACAAGAAAACAGATAATTAATTTTTCGTTTTTTCAAATTAATCTAAAAAACCATACGAAATTATGTGTATTTATCCATTGTAATTTAAAAATAGTGATTTCAATCACTCAGAGTCGGCTCTATAGTATGTATAGGTTAGGCGGTCGTTTAAGGCCTCCAATTTTATTAGCTTTCGAGCTTAGGTATCTTATTTTTCAGAAATCTGATCCTAGTATACTATGTTTTCTATAGATAATCTCATTATTTGATACTAAAAAGTTTGATTATTGAAgtcaaaatataagaaaaataaaaaagtttagatCTTGTTTTAATG
The Erigeron canadensis isolate Cc75 chromosome 2, C_canadensis_v1, whole genome shotgun sequence DNA segment above includes these coding regions:
- the LOC122589905 gene encoding transcription factor CYCLOIDEA-like, which produces MFSSNPFQQFPSTIHVFPSSSSSSSFFDLEKDGVHFNHPNPNLNHNNNHFVTGDCFFHAPNCPVVTDNTVINRQQEMLSKRSAFQYCDDNSNLLESVIYPASKKKMPNIKKHGHSKIHTAQGPRDRRVRLSIEVARKFFYLQDLLGFDKASKTLDWLFNKSRTAIRDLVEEMKQCSSSGATDQCEVVFQETIKRGLDDDEEEEKKTSSSLKYVDVRKKKAMRKYKSGLDVNQSRAAARARARERTKEKLHTKKLDNESKKVLDDCYRPVSPLNVTSQSTFWSTQIETQSSEHNGGRICEYVTGPKISMPSAVLYGYPQNLMPNDLSSQIKYTSFLNLH